From Silurus meridionalis isolate SWU-2019-XX chromosome 14, ASM1480568v1, whole genome shotgun sequence, a single genomic window includes:
- the LOC124396736 gene encoding uncharacterized protein LOC124396736, protein MDMIESIVTEGIEVENSCTGVSTVNTETSKTEFVWTLTATWHLVHVRLDMEAEFDHPVCKKKRLWEGVAERVTDRLRAEGYADVPARAFECDLKWRNMLATYRKNAERVRRLGAHAVHWEFFGAMHRVLGRSYEEIEARRKAEINSTKPGKTITSKRYTPILPTPTLPNHAPCPVPALTRPPQDLLQLYLELQERKLNMWAQQKALEERKIEAINNLARAISSLAPDSVATPKNTAVSDLLTSLSFQR, encoded by the exons ATGGACATGATTGAGTCCATAGTCACAGAAGGCATCGAGGTGGAAAATTCCTGCACCGGAGTGTCAACGGTGAACACTGAAACATCTAAAACAG AATTCGTGTGGACTTTAACGGCTACATGGCACTTGGTTCACGTTCGTCTGGACATGGAGGCGGAGTTTGATCATCCCGTGTGTAAGAAGAAGCGTCTGTGGGAGGGCGTGGCCGAGCGAGTGACGGACAGGTTAAGAGCCGAGGGATACGCAGACGTCCCAGCCCGAGCCTTCGAGTGCGACCtgaagtggaggaacatgttggcGACATACAGGAAGAACGCGGAGCGCGTGAGACGTCTCGGAGCTCACGCCGTGCACTGGGAGTTCTTCGGGGCCATGCACCGGGTCCTCGGCCGCAGCTACGAGGAGATCGAGGCTCGGCGCAAAGCCGAGATCAACAGCACCAAGCCGGGGAAAACCATCACGAGCAAACGCTACACGCCCATCCTGCCCACGCCCACACTGCCTAACCACGCCCCCTGCCCCGTCCCTGCCCTCACACGGCCTCCTCAGGACCTTCTGCAGCTCTACCTGGAGCTCCAGGAGCGCAAGCTGAACATGTGGGCTCAGCAAAAAGCTCTGGAGGAGAGGAAGATCGAAGCCATTAACAACCTGGCGCGCGCCATCAGCAGCCTGGCGCCGGATTCTGTGGCCACGCCCAAAAACACCGCCGTCTCAGACTTACTCACTTCCCTTTCCTTTCAACGTTAA
- the LOC124397108 gene encoding uncharacterized protein LOC124397108: MDMIESIVTEGIEVENSCTGVSTVNTETSKTEFVWTLTATWHLVHVRLDMEAEFDHPVCKKKRLWEGVAERVTDRLRAEGYADVPARAFECDLKWRNMLATYRKNAERVRRLGAHAVHWEFFGPCTGSSAAATRRSRLGAAEINSTKPGKTITSKRYTPILPTPTLPNHAPCPVPALTRPPQDLLQLYLELQERKLNMWAQQKLWRRGRSSH; this comes from the exons ATGGACATGATTGAGTCCATAGTCACAGAAGGCATCGAGGTGGAAAATTCCTGCACCGGAGTGTCAACGGTGAACACTGAAACATCTAAAACAG AATTCGTGTGGACTTTAACGGCTACATGGCACTTGGTTCACGTTCGTCTGGACATGGAGGCGGAGTTTGATCATCCCGTGTGTAAGAAGAAGCGTCTGTGGGAGGGCGTGGCCGAGCGAGTGACGGACAGGTTAAGAGCCGAGGGATACGCAGACGTCCCAGCCCGAGCCTTCGAGTGCGACCtgaagtggaggaacatgttggcGACATACAGGAAGAACGCGGAGCGCGTGAGACGTCTCGGAGCTCACGCCGTGCACTGGGAGTTCTTCGGGCCATGCACCGGGTCCTCGGCCGCAGCTACGAGGAGATCGAGGCTCGGCGCAGCCGAGATCAACAGCACCAAGCCGGGGAAAACCATCACGAGCAAACGCTACACGCCCATCCTGCCCACGCCCACACTGCCTAACCACGCCCCCTGCCCCGTCCCCGCCCTCACACGGCCTCCTCAGGACCTTCTGCAGCTCTACCTGGAGCTCCAGGAGCGCAAGCTGAACATGTGGGCTCAGCAAAAGCTCTGGAGGAGAGGAAGATCAAGCCATTAA
- the armc5 gene encoding LOW QUALITY PROTEIN: armadillo repeat-containing protein 5 (The sequence of the model RefSeq protein was modified relative to this genomic sequence to represent the inferred CDS: deleted 2 bases in 1 codon) — protein MATQTEDEGHHSRSRPCASSPSPESSLTWCLVQLNKFSPIEDVLPGSESKTSRDADKRLRAGQWRALVAIRTHHIKGGSVRIGRYQAQGGLPPLLAVLRRPESSRKILDLTLSILANCCTEKDARAEVRKLGGVSLIVEVLKRHASVETVENRAARALGNLAMDPEGSAQIHSAGGVPPLLLCLSLSSSPTSPPSPSIVSPPTPPAVSSSTLERAQSAARALFYLSDTPSNRLSLLSQGALPALGLFLASEYPPVLRRACLRALNELTRGCGAECAREVSVSGVLSHLGSLASGDGGGALEELAIKTLANLCSQGCLRPLVGSLGIIQKFTEEAKKDLLKSSVVFKALCLCCKEAVNRVKVKESGGLEVLIGFLSAYQSHPLTRLAILACVDFVYDEAALEQLQELGLVPILVTRLIDLTRGDDMKMDAARSQCSELASCFESFDFPSLEGSRKDESGKEQASPSFLSLRSWLLSEGFISSEVELMKSPFSSDRDSSSHTTCSPPSAYSSLLLPSYSLPSPLTSGDVSPSQTQPKPVSSPSACSKPCRLSVCSSPLSASSTSSTTQLKPPPPPSASTCKVSSPPRKRARTSSLSTCLSIVSLDTPPTIPKTPGYQHPYHPEPWAPESPILLLLSRFSHATDPSGTLVTVPVFSALLYYLTQHHEPSGRCCRMLVRISCNLNCLQPLVRTGAIALIRRRLCLCDQDRSAERQSDRVKAKIRQLGQGLLNNLRVQSETGFGSGVLTHIVLSGSESDKIFCVLSLPLITGNRILLKKLLLDNGGLSSALKPLLCLDGAEDDSADKCRTLLSTWICPPEQGCASGYHLLYASLLIGCLSCLVVGSKIETDRPLESPQQDLDSVSSPCLYQTSNHDVSFLLDDGSLLPANGGMVSGEVGMADAESEYFRALLRGQFDEAQRAGGGDAVHIRDVTPGMVLPVLHYLHGCRMTGDRDGGRHCPVLTSLLSKGLKGHPVFEKTPLAEVMIGASRFLVPGLQRTAEDLCVSQMCSLASKAGSQSPSKATDEASEDGTLSFVLPQAYWFSQRYSYSRLGLSCLSILLRPQLPPSISSDCLLRLVRQADSTESLRQDLLSLASAALS, from the exons ATGGCCACCCAGACAGAAGATGAAGGACACCACTCCAGAAGTCGTCCATGTGCCTCCTCCCCATCCCCTGAGTCCTCTCTGACATGGTGCCTGGTCCAGCTGAACAAATTCAGCCCAATAGAGGACGTCCTGCCCGGATCCGAGTCCAAAACCTCCAGAGATGCGGATAAGCGTCTCCGGGCAGGCCAGTGGAGGGCTCTGGTGGCCATTCGAACTCACCACATTAAAGGAGGAAGCGTTCGGATCGGGCGGTACCAGGCGCAGGGCGGTTTGCCCCCCCTACTGGCCGTCCTGCGCAGACCCGAGAGCTCCAGGAAGATTCTGGACCTGACCCTCAGCATACTGGCCAACTGTTGCACGGAGAAGGATGCTCGGGCCGAG GTGCGGAAGCTGGGTGGAGTTTCGCTCATAG TGGAGGTCCTGAAGAGGCACGCGTCAGTGGAGACTGTGGAGAACCGAGCTGCTCGTGCATTGGGGAACCTGGCCATGGACCCCGAGGGCTCGGCACAGATTCACTCAGCAG GTGGTgtccctcctctcctcctctgccTGTCCTTGTCCAGCTCTCCAACATCTCCACCCTCTCCCTCCATCGTTTCTCCTCCTACTCCTCCAGCGGTGTCGTCCTCCACACTGGAGCGCGCTCAGTCCGCTGCCCGTGCTCTCTTTTACCTCTCAGACACGCCCTCCAACCGTCTCTCTCTGCTCTCGCAGGGTGCCCTGCCCGCCCTGGGGCTCTTTCTCGCATCGGAGTACCCCCCAGTCCTGAGGAGGGCATGTCTCCGTGCTCTGAATGAATTGACGCGGGGTTGTGGTGCCGAGTGCGCCCGGGAGGTGTCCGTCTCCGGGGTTCTGTCTCATCTCGGCTCTCTGGCGTCAGGAGACGGCGGCGGTGCTCTGGAGGAGCTGGCAATAAAGACTCTGGCTAATCTGTGCTCTCAGGGCTGCTTGCGCCCCCTGGTGGGCTCATTGGGTATCATTCAAAAGTTTACAGAGGAGGCGAAAAAGGATCTGCTAAAATCTAGCGTGGTGTTCAAGGCTCTGTGCCTATGCTGCAAAGAGGCGGTGAACCGCGTGAAGGTGAAGGAGAGCGGAGGACTCGAGGTTCTGATTGGGTTCCTGTCGGCCTACCAGAGCCATCCTCTGACTCGATTAGCCATCTTGGCATGTGTGGACTTTGTGTATGATGAGGCGGCTCTGGAGCAGCTGCAGGAGCTCGGCCTGGTCCCGATCCTGGTCACGCGCCTCATCGACCTTACCCGAGGAGACGACATGAAGATGGACGCTGCAAGATCTCAGTGCTCCGAGCTTGCCTCCTGTTTCGAGTCGTTTGACTTTCCTTCTCTTGAGGGGAGCAGAAAGGATGAGTCGGGGAAGGAGCAGGCTTCCCCCAGTTTCCTGAGCCTCAG gtCCTGGTTGCTTTCTGAAGGTTTCATTTCTTCTGAGGTGGAGCTGATGAAGTCGCCCTTTAGTTCAGACAGAGATTCAAGTTCTCATACCACCTGCTCTCCGCCCTCTGCTTACTCCTCG TTACTCCTCCCTTCTTATTCCTTACCTTCTCCCCTCACTTCCGGTGATGTTTCTCCATCGCAAACCCAGCCGAAACCCGTCTCCTCTCCGTCTGCCTGTTCTAAACCCtgccgtctgtctgtctgttcatctcCTCTGTCAGCGAGCAGCACCTCCTCCACCACGCAGCTCAAACCTCCGCCTCCACCTTCCGCTTCCACATGTAAAGTCTCGTCCCCTCCGAGGAAGCGAGCTCGCACATCTTCTCTGTCCACTTGTTTAAGCATTGTCTCCTTGGACACCCCTCCAACCATCCCAAAGACGCCCGGGTACCAGCACCCGTACCACCCTGAGCCGTGGGCGCCGGAGTCCCCCATCCTGCTGCTCCTCTCTCGGTTCTCCCACGCCACGGACCCGAGTGGCACGCTCGTCACCGTGCCCGTCTTCTCTGCTCTGCTCTACTACCTGACGCAGCACCACGAGCCGAGCGGACGCTGCTGCCGCATGCTGGTCAGGATTAGCTGCAACCTCAACTGCCTGCAGCCGCTGGTCCGCACCGGCGCCATCGCTCTCATCAGACGCCGCCTCTGTCTCTGTGACCAGGACCGATCAGCagagagacagtcagacagagtCAAGGCTAAGATCAGACAACTAG GTCAGGGGCTGCTGAACAACCTGCGCGTCCAGAGCGAGACAGGATTTGGGTCTGGAGTTCTCACCCACATTGTCCTGTCCGGTTCAGAGAGTGATAAAATCTTCTGCGTCCTCTCTCTGCCTTTGATAACCGG TAACAGAATCCTTCTGAAGAAGCTGCTTTTGGACAACGGAGGTCTGAGTTCAGCTCTCAAACCTCTTCTGTGTCTGGATGGTGCAGAAGACGACAGCGCTGACAAATGTAGGACATTGCTCTCCACTTGGATCTGTCCGCCCGAACAGGGTTGTGCCTCCGGGTATCACTTGTTGTACGCATCTCTTCTGATCGGCTGCTTGTCCTGTCTTGTGGTGGGGTCAAAGATCGAGACGGACAGGCCTTTGGAAAGTCCTCAACAGGATCTGGATTCGGTTTCCAGTCCCTGTCTGTATCAAACATCCAATCATGATGTAAGCTTTCTATTGGATGATGGGAGTCTCCTCCCAGCCAACGGGGGCATGGTTTCCGGAGAGGTTGGCATGGCCGATGCTGAGTCTGAATATTTTCGCGCGTTACTGAGAGGCCAGTTTGATGAAGCCCAGCGGGCGGGAGGCGGAGACGCGGTACATATTCGAGACGTGACCCCGGGAATGGTGTTACCTGTGCTTCATTACCTTCATGGCTGCAGGATGACTGGGGATAGAGATGGAGGTAGACATTGCCCTGTCTTGACCTCGTTGCTCTCCAAAGGTCTGAAAGGACACCCTGTGTTTGAGAAGACACCTCTAGCTGAAGTCATGATAGGAGCCAGTCGGTTTTTGGTTCCTGGGTTACAGAGAACAGCCGAGGACCTGTGCGTGTCTCAGATGTGCTCTCTGGCGTCCAAGGCTGGCAGTCAATCGCCGTCAAAGGCCACGGATGAGGCCAGCGAGGACGGTACTCTGTCCTTCGTCCTTCCTCAGGCCTACTGGTTCTCCCAGCGCTATTCCTACTCCCGGCTCGGATTGTCCTGCTTGTCCATCCTGCTGCGTCCTCAGCTGCCTCCGTCCATCTCCTCCGACTGTCTCCTCCGTCTAGTTCGGCAGGCAGACAGCACGGAGAGCCTACGTCAGGACCTGCTGAGTCTCGCCAGTGCCGCTCTGAGCTAA